From a region of the Oncorhynchus tshawytscha isolate Ot180627B linkage group LG14, Otsh_v2.0, whole genome shotgun sequence genome:
- the LOC112266780 gene encoding DNA-directed RNA polymerase I subunit RPA34 — protein sequence MSNDVSSSSDEASDTEEVPQKRRKQASRYQCPADFVAFAHKPCASTLIERVCEDNTELWLIKAPSSFNPDSFSSLKMPLSGLQTMQAPAQQSCSGGNIRQIYSVLGGPSGAADLHLLTSHPQTLDLVVCAPAFSGLLNICESYGDCSTNQTPIAIPATPAPTVPPGLRQRFQPFGSRTPTLSRLMEDTPDTPLPSTPETPLRVTLDPGEERKSKKKKKKDKLIKTEEMEEGVRVKQELLEMTHSPEEPYKLPGQEAELSEEKRKKKKKKKDKDRGEVEDTVYSSFNVIKKEVEVKVEPMDSSYGEVEDSGKRKKKVKKNRHDDD from the exons atgtcaaacgatgtatctTCGTCAAGTGATGAGGCAAGTGACACCGAGGAGGTTCCGCAAAAACGGAGAAAGCAGG CTTCAAGGTATCAGTGTCCAGCTGATTTTGTGGCATTTGCCCACAAACCCTGTGCCAGTACCCTCATCGAAAGGGTTTGTGAGGACAACACAGAATTATGGCTCATCAAAGCTCCCAGCAGTTTCAACCCGGACAG ttTCAGCAGTCTGAAGATGCCTCTGTCTGGGCTGCAAACCATGCAGGCCCCTGCCCAGCAGTCGTGTAGTGGTGGGAACATCAGGCAGATCTACAGCGTGCTGGGTGGGCCCTCTGGTGCTGCGGACCTCCATCTCCTCACCAGTCACCCCCAGACGCTCGACTTGGTGGTCTGTGCCCCGGCCTTCAGCGGGCTCCTCAACATCTGTGAGAGCTACGGTGACTGCAGCACCAACCAGACCCCCATTGCCATCCCAGCCACCCCAGCCCCCACTGTGCCCCCGGGGCTCCGCCAGCGCTTCCAGCCTTTCGGAAGCAGGACCCCCACCCTCTCCAGACTGATGGAGGATACACCGGATACTCCGCTGCCGTCTACACCAGAGACGCCTCTCAGGGTCACACTGGAcccgggggaggagaggaagagcaagaagaaaaagaagaaagacAAACTTAtaaagacagaggagatggaggagggggtcaGGGTGAAGCAGGAGCTGCTAGAGATGACTCACAGCCCAGAGGAGCCATATAAACTTCCTGGGCAGGAAGCTGAGCTctcagaagagaagaggaagaagaagaagaaaaagaaggataaggacaggggagaggtggaggacacTGTATATTCATCTTTTAATGTAATTAAAAAAGAGGTGGAAGTTAAAGTTGAACCAATGGACAGTTCCTATGGTGAAGTTGAAGATTCTGGAAAAAGGAAGAAAAAGGTGAAGAAAAACAGGCATGATGATGACTAG